In a genomic window of Nostoc sp. UHCC 0870:
- a CDS encoding glycoside hydrolase 100 family protein, whose product MKTSTINQKNFQQTEAWRLLEESIIYYQGKPIGTVAAHDPELEALNYDQCFLRDFIPSALVFLMEGKSEIVRNFLVETLKLQSHEKQMDCFQPGSGLMPASFKVESNGSEEYLIADFGEQAIARVPPIDSCLWWILLLRAYEKATGDLELARQPQFQAGIKLILDLCLVHRFAMYPTMLVPDGAFMIDRRMGVYEHPLEIQVLFYAAMRASRELLLPDGDGGRYIDKVNGRLGALHYHICNYYWVDLKRLREIYRYKGNEFGKEVANKFNIYSESIPNWVIEWLPESSGYLAGNLGPGRMDFRFFALGNLMAILTSLASEKESQSIMNLFVHRWQDLIGYMPVKICYPAIEGLEWRIVTGCDPKNIPWSYHNGGNWPVLLWLFTAAAVKTGRVELAQEAIAIAESRLTQDKFPEYYDGNNGRLIGKEARINQTWSVAGLLAAKQFLANPHFLELVTFAESFEGFGCSL is encoded by the coding sequence ATGAAAACTTCCACAATCAATCAAAAAAATTTCCAGCAAACAGAAGCTTGGCGACTCCTAGAAGAATCCATAATTTATTACCAGGGAAAACCCATTGGGACTGTAGCAGCTCACGATCCTGAATTGGAGGCACTCAACTATGATCAGTGTTTTCTCCGCGATTTTATTCCTTCTGCTTTAGTATTCCTCATGGAAGGTAAATCAGAAATTGTGCGTAACTTTTTAGTGGAGACACTGAAATTACAAAGCCATGAAAAGCAGATGGATTGCTTTCAACCTGGTTCGGGATTGATGCCTGCAAGTTTTAAAGTAGAATCCAATGGCAGCGAGGAATATTTAATTGCTGATTTTGGTGAACAAGCGATCGCACGCGTTCCGCCTATAGATTCTTGTTTGTGGTGGATTCTGCTGCTACGTGCCTATGAAAAAGCCACAGGGGACTTAGAATTAGCCCGTCAGCCACAATTTCAAGCCGGCATCAAGTTAATTTTGGATCTTTGCCTGGTACATCGGTTTGCCATGTACCCCACAATGTTAGTTCCCGATGGCGCATTTATGATTGACCGCCGGATGGGAGTTTACGAACACCCTTTAGAAATTCAGGTATTATTCTACGCAGCCATGCGGGCTTCTCGTGAGTTACTTTTACCCGATGGAGACGGGGGACGCTATATCGATAAAGTTAATGGCAGATTGGGTGCTTTGCACTATCACATCTGCAATTATTATTGGGTAGACCTGAAAAGGTTAAGAGAAATTTACCGTTACAAAGGAAATGAATTTGGTAAAGAAGTTGCCAATAAATTCAATATATACTCAGAATCAATTCCTAATTGGGTAATTGAGTGGCTACCCGAAAGTAGTGGTTATTTAGCCGGGAATTTGGGGCCGGGACGGATGGATTTTCGCTTCTTTGCTTTGGGTAATTTGATGGCAATTTTAACTTCTTTAGCTAGCGAAAAAGAATCTCAAAGCATCATGAATTTATTTGTGCATCGCTGGCAAGACTTAATTGGCTATATGCCTGTGAAAATTTGCTATCCGGCTATAGAAGGTTTAGAGTGGCGAATTGTCACAGGATGTGATCCCAAAAACATCCCTTGGTCTTATCATAATGGTGGTAATTGGCCGGTATTACTGTGGTTATTTACAGCTGCGGCAGTAAAAACCGGCAGAGTAGAACTAGCCCAAGAAGCGATCGCGATCGCTGAAAGTCGTTTAACCCAGGATAAATTCCCCGAATACTACGATGGCAACAATGGTCGTCTGATTGGCAAAGAAGCCAGAATCAATCAAACTTGGAGCGTAGCTGGATTATTAGCAGCAAAGCAGTTTTTAGCCAATCCACACTTCTTAGAATTAGTCACTTTTGCTGAGAGTTTTGAAGGTTTTGGGTGTAGTCTTTAA
- a CDS encoding hybrid sensor histidine kinase/response regulator, with amino-acid sequence MPMSVVWFWQSSRSAKKPVGDSPSSLSTNFSKPSRSLLAKVIVGGTTLFVVVATYFSYQTVRSIMLANLKDQVLSEVEQSRDQIDHWLAVLKVRVEMLANTDLVRSVDWSIASKYLKAEDQRIEDFSLFGLTTADGWRESTVLHSKRANVIDRPWFQRSILGYVHVGDPMIARANGVSSVPISFPIRRDGNSSSSPIGVVHGSVAVDRIQYVTETLKYGKNSYAFTLNSIGQAIIYPNPDFMSTIEKPGIKLVDAADRGLAAIAQKMVNRQQGIELVNIDKTQKYVAFLPLKEANWSVALVIPRENIESQLKLLDSIALAILALAGTLIGVLVYVQSTEQAQLKQSKALADAAKEIADSANHAKSEFLANMSHELRTPLNGILGYAQILERSKALPDKERQGIRIIHQCGSHLLMLINDILDISKIEARKLELAPQAFHLPSFLQGIVEICYIRAEQQNIEFHYEPDADLPVGISADEKRLRQVLINLLGNAIKFTDRGRVTLRVQRIGLKSDYTAQLRFSIADTGVGIAPADINKLFQTFEQVGEQKRKAEGTGLGLAISQQFVGLMGGQIQVKSQLGIGSEFFFEIILPLANDWSQQQTASAGKIIGYEGSQQHILVIDDRWENRSILLNLLEPLGFIIIEAEDGQAGLDQIQQHRPDLVITDLAMPIMDGFELLRQIRENEQLRSLKVIVSSASVAQIDQQMSIDAGGDDFLVKPVQVNDLFRLLEKHLELTWKTEDIPDQSVDQQPTELTPPPITDLQAWLELVQEGRLKKLITAAEQLEQHSHQYQPFTQKIIQLAKQFQSEQLEQFIQQYLS; translated from the coding sequence ATGCCCATGTCCGTCGTCTGGTTCTGGCAATCTTCTCGATCAGCTAAAAAACCTGTCGGTGATTCGCCCTCATCTCTCAGTACAAACTTTAGTAAACCTTCGCGCAGCCTGTTAGCTAAGGTAATTGTGGGTGGTACTACTTTATTTGTAGTTGTAGCCACTTATTTCAGCTATCAGACGGTGCGAAGTATCATGTTAGCCAATCTCAAGGATCAAGTTCTCTCGGAGGTGGAACAGAGCCGAGATCAGATTGATCACTGGTTAGCAGTTCTCAAAGTTAGAGTTGAGATGTTGGCAAACACAGATTTAGTGCGCTCAGTGGATTGGTCGATCGCCAGTAAATATTTAAAAGCGGAAGACCAACGAATTGAAGATTTTTCACTCTTTGGTTTAACCACAGCAGATGGATGGCGAGAAAGTACAGTATTGCACAGTAAACGGGCAAATGTCATCGATAGACCCTGGTTTCAAAGGTCGATTTTAGGATATGTCCATGTTGGCGATCCCATGATTGCCAGAGCGAATGGAGTCTCATCAGTACCAATCTCATTTCCCATACGCAGAGACGGAAATTCATCGAGTTCTCCTATAGGTGTAGTGCATGGAAGCGTGGCTGTTGATCGCATCCAGTATGTCACAGAGACACTAAAATACGGCAAGAATAGCTATGCTTTTACTCTTAACTCCATTGGACAAGCGATCATCTATCCTAACCCCGACTTCATGAGTACAATTGAAAAGCCTGGGATCAAATTGGTGGATGCCGCAGATCGAGGTTTAGCGGCGATCGCTCAAAAGATGGTAAATCGGCAACAGGGTATTGAATTAGTCAACATAGATAAAACTCAAAAATATGTTGCGTTTCTACCTCTAAAAGAAGCTAACTGGTCAGTAGCACTCGTCATTCCCCGTGAAAATATCGAATCTCAGCTAAAACTCTTAGATAGCATTGCTCTGGCAATCTTAGCCTTGGCGGGAACACTGATTGGGGTGTTAGTTTATGTCCAATCTACTGAACAAGCCCAACTCAAACAATCAAAAGCGTTAGCGGATGCAGCCAAAGAAATTGCTGACAGTGCCAACCATGCTAAGAGTGAATTTCTCGCCAACATGAGCCACGAACTTCGCACACCGTTGAATGGGATTCTCGGCTATGCCCAAATTCTGGAACGCTCCAAAGCCTTGCCCGACAAAGAACGTCAGGGAATCCGTATCATCCACCAGTGTGGTTCTCACCTGCTAATGCTAATCAATGATATTCTGGATATCTCCAAAATCGAAGCCCGGAAACTGGAACTTGCCCCCCAAGCTTTCCACTTGCCATCTTTCCTGCAAGGTATTGTCGAAATTTGCTACATTCGGGCGGAGCAACAAAACATTGAGTTTCACTACGAACCTGATGCGGATTTACCCGTGGGTATCAGTGCAGATGAAAAACGTCTCCGCCAAGTATTGATTAACCTACTCGGTAACGCCATTAAGTTTACTGATCGCGGCCGTGTTACCCTACGAGTTCAAAGAATTGGGCTAAAGAGTGATTACACCGCCCAATTGCGCTTTAGCATCGCCGATACTGGTGTGGGTATTGCGCCAGCAGATATCAACAAACTCTTCCAAACCTTTGAACAAGTGGGAGAGCAGAAGCGCAAAGCCGAAGGAACGGGACTAGGATTAGCCATTAGCCAACAGTTTGTAGGGTTAATGGGTGGACAGATCCAAGTCAAAAGTCAGTTGGGTATCGGTAGTGAGTTCTTCTTTGAGATCATTCTGCCCTTAGCAAATGACTGGAGTCAACAGCAGACCGCATCCGCAGGTAAAATTATTGGCTACGAAGGCTCACAGCAGCATATTTTAGTCATAGACGATCGCTGGGAGAATCGCTCCATCTTGCTCAATCTGCTAGAGCCTTTAGGGTTCATCATCATCGAAGCAGAAGATGGACAAGCAGGCTTAGACCAAATTCAGCAACATCGCCCCGATTTAGTCATTACTGACTTAGCTATGCCAATCATGGATGGTTTTGAGCTGCTGCGACAGATTCGGGAAAATGAACAACTGCGATCGCTCAAAGTCATTGTCTCTTCTGCCTCGGTTGCTCAAATCGATCAACAAATGAGCATTGATGCTGGTGGCGATGATTTCCTTGTCAAACCAGTGCAAGTCAATGATTTGTTCAGACTGCTGGAAAAACATCTTGAACTGACTTGGAAAACTGAAGACATCCCCGATCAATCAGTAGATCAGCAACCAACAGAACTAACTCCACCCCCCATAACTGATCTCCAGGCTTGGTTAGAACTCGTGCAAGAGGGGCGATTGAAGAAGCTAATAACAGCCGCAGAACAACTGGAGCAACATAGTCATCAATACCAACCTTTCACTCAGAAGATTATCCAACTGGCAAAACAGTTCCAAAGTGAACAACTCGAACAATTCATACAGCAGTATCTCTCATAA
- a CDS encoding sensor histidine kinase, which translates to MTYTPPISTITGLVLIVDDTPTNLEVISETLSDAGFDIAIATSGDRALKQIERCRPDLILLDVMMPGIDGFETCRRIKANDSTRHIPIIFMTALSDSDSKVKALELGAVDYIVKPFYDKEVLARVSTHLHLSHLTQNLAAQVAEKVAELEASQLQLIQNEKMSALGNLISGVAHEINNPIGSIVGNVNMLQDYINDLLGIIDLYGRKLPQPDVEIEHELEAVDLDYIREDLPKLIRAMKDAGDRIISISKSLGIFSRADSNTKQFFNIHEGIDSTILILKHRLKANERFPEITVIRNYDNLPELKCFPGQLNQVFMNILANAIDALNESNQGHSFEEIRANPNLITITTSGNDNYVKISIADNGKGISEEVRQKIFDHLYTTKPVGKGTGLGLAIARQIVEETHGGKLICNSILGKGTEFIIELPL; encoded by the coding sequence ATGACGTACACACCGCCAATATCTACCATTACAGGTTTAGTTTTAATTGTTGATGATACGCCTACCAACCTAGAGGTAATTTCAGAGACCCTCAGTGATGCGGGCTTTGATATAGCTATAGCCACCAGTGGCGATCGCGCTCTCAAACAAATCGAACGCTGCCGCCCCGACTTGATTTTACTAGATGTGATGATGCCTGGAATCGATGGATTTGAAACCTGCCGACGGATCAAAGCCAATGACAGCACCCGCCATATTCCCATCATTTTTATGACTGCCCTTTCCGATAGTGACAGCAAAGTGAAGGCATTGGAACTAGGTGCTGTAGATTATATAGTCAAACCCTTCTATGATAAAGAGGTTCTAGCACGAGTCAGTACCCATTTGCACCTGTCTCACCTCACCCAAAACCTCGCAGCACAAGTCGCCGAAAAAGTAGCAGAACTAGAAGCTTCGCAACTACAACTGATTCAAAATGAAAAAATGTCTGCTCTCGGTAATCTGATCTCCGGGGTTGCCCATGAAATCAATAATCCCATCGGCAGTATTGTCGGTAACGTCAATATGTTACAGGATTATATTAATGACTTGTTAGGCATTATCGATCTCTATGGACGGAAACTTCCTCAACCTGATGTAGAAATTGAGCATGAACTGGAAGCCGTCGATCTCGATTACATTCGAGAAGATTTACCCAAACTAATTCGTGCTATGAAAGATGCAGGAGATCGCATTATCTCTATCAGCAAAAGTTTGGGTATTTTTTCTCGTGCTGATAGCAACACCAAGCAATTTTTTAATATCCATGAAGGCATTGATAGCACTATTTTAATTCTCAAACATCGTCTCAAAGCTAACGAACGATTTCCAGAAATTACAGTTATCAGAAACTATGATAATTTACCTGAACTAAAATGTTTTCCTGGTCAGTTAAATCAGGTATTTATGAATATCTTAGCCAATGCCATTGATGCTTTAAATGAATCCAATCAAGGACACAGTTTTGAGGAAATTCGAGCTAATCCCAACCTCATTACAATTACTACATCAGGAAATGACAACTATGTAAAAATCTCAATTGCTGACAATGGTAAGGGAATAAGTGAAGAAGTTAGACAAAAAATATTTGACCATTTATATACTACTAAACCTGTGGGAAAAGGTACAGGTTTAGGTTTAGCTATAGCCAGACAAATTGTCGAAGAAACCCACGGTGGCAAGTTGATTTGTAATTCTATCCTTGGTAAAGGTACTGAGTTTATAATTGAGCTTCCACTATAA
- a CDS encoding phosphoserine transaminase, translating to MSEYPTLPTTKPQNPNFSSGPCAKHPGWSVANLQNACLGRSHRSEDGKAKLAAVIERSKQILGLPADYRLGIVPASDTGAVEMALWSLLGQRPLDILAWESFGQEWVKDVVDELKLSDVRLMKAPYGSLPNLEEVDFSHDVVFLWNGTTSGVRVPNGDWIPDDREGLTICDATSAVFAMDIPWEKIDVLTYSWQKVLGGEAQHGVVVLSPRAVERLETYQPSWPIPKIFRLSQKGKLIEGIFKGDTINTPSMLCVEDALDALIWAESIGGLSGLIRRSEANLAAISTWVEQSSWAGFLADKPETRSCTSICLKIVDASFASLSPEDQGKFAKKMAKLLEKQQVAYDIAPYRSAPPGLRIWGGATVETTDIEALLPWLDWAYATLKSEFAAVA from the coding sequence ATGTCAGAGTATCCTACTCTCCCTACAACCAAACCCCAAAATCCTAATTTTTCCTCCGGCCCCTGTGCCAAGCATCCTGGCTGGTCTGTTGCTAATTTGCAAAATGCTTGTTTAGGTCGTTCCCACAGATCGGAAGATGGCAAAGCCAAATTAGCAGCCGTAATTGAACGTTCCAAACAAATTCTCGGTCTTCCTGCTGATTACCGCTTGGGTATTGTTCCCGCTTCCGATACTGGTGCAGTAGAGATGGCGTTATGGTCACTACTGGGACAAAGACCCCTTGATATCCTGGCGTGGGAAAGTTTTGGTCAAGAATGGGTTAAAGATGTCGTAGATGAGTTGAAATTGTCTGATGTCCGCTTGATGAAAGCACCCTATGGCAGCTTACCCAATTTAGAAGAAGTTGATTTTAGCCATGATGTCGTGTTTTTGTGGAATGGCACAACATCCGGCGTGAGAGTTCCCAATGGTGATTGGATTCCCGATGACCGTGAAGGACTAACCATTTGTGATGCCACTTCTGCGGTGTTTGCAATGGATATACCTTGGGAAAAAATCGATGTGCTGACCTATTCTTGGCAAAAAGTCTTAGGTGGGGAAGCACAGCATGGTGTCGTTGTTCTCTCACCCCGCGCTGTAGAAAGACTAGAAACTTATCAGCCAAGTTGGCCTATACCAAAAATTTTCCGTCTATCACAAAAAGGCAAGTTAATTGAAGGCATTTTCAAAGGAGATACGATCAATACACCATCAATGTTGTGTGTAGAAGATGCCCTAGATGCCCTAATTTGGGCAGAAAGTATTGGGGGACTTTCCGGCTTAATTAGACGTAGTGAAGCCAATTTAGCGGCAATTAGCACCTGGGTTGAACAAAGCAGTTGGGCTGGTTTCTTGGCAGACAAACCAGAAACCCGTTCTTGTACTTCTATCTGCTTAAAAATAGTTGACGCAAGTTTTGCTAGTCTCAGTCCAGAAGACCAAGGGAAATTCGCTAAGAAAATGGCGAAACTTTTAGAAAAACAACAAGTAGCTTACGATATTGCCCCTTATCGTTCTGCACCTCCTGGACTTAGAATTTGGGGAGGAGCTACGGTAGAAACTACAGATATTGAAGCTTTACTTCCTTGGTTAGATTGGGCATACGCTACTTTGAAAAGTGAGTTTGCTGCTGTAGCTTGA
- a CDS encoding serine/threonine-protein kinase encodes MTSILLNNRYQVIQVLGAGGFGETFLAEDTHMPSRRRCVIKQLKPIANDPQAYQMIQQRFEREAATLEYLGEHSDQIPKLHAYFLENGQFYLVQEWIQGQTLRGLLEAKGYQSETIVRQIVLSLLSVLDYVHSKGIIHRDIKPDNIILRAVDQKPVLIDFGAVKETIRSVVGSPGYPTRSMVIGTPGYMPSEQAVGRPVYATDIYSLGLTAIYLLTGKHPEELPTHPQTGEIIWERNAPHISPDFARVLTQAIKPQASDRFTTASKMLYALSAGDNTPIQSVVNPPQATQQTQAIPIPQKISPNKKQQPVWIFGVLIVGGLIGGVALSSLTRQPPSETIVSDSIPSPKFQNPDVLASNPPVSAPFSPPPVTPNSTPQPETPPPETPTNNRPLDSDPPPIPVDTPAPQVPATPPVEMENETVVVPPQEDPLPPNPPPKKQKSNTTRQSVPAFPTGTSRSTVEAKLGKPNRDLRGAWGKTRAVVYKLVPNQVDLGYLFDRNTGVLKQTEVAFAQSVDPQLMQTTLNGMLNGQASPKIQQGLQQIQQRQLEDFSFAVGSVKGQIIRQNCDLIYISVWDADLHDFVNPASAKKC; translated from the coding sequence ATGACATCTATTTTGCTGAACAATCGCTATCAAGTTATTCAGGTACTCGGTGCTGGTGGGTTTGGGGAAACCTTTTTGGCGGAAGATACTCATATGCCTTCTCGCCGTCGTTGCGTGATTAAGCAACTCAAACCCATTGCGAATGACCCCCAAGCCTATCAAATGATTCAACAAAGGTTTGAGAGGGAAGCCGCAACTTTGGAATATCTGGGTGAACATAGCGACCAAATCCCCAAACTCCATGCTTATTTTTTAGAGAATGGACAGTTTTACCTGGTGCAAGAATGGATTCAAGGTCAAACGCTGAGGGGTTTGCTGGAAGCTAAAGGATACCAGAGTGAAACTATTGTCCGGCAAATTGTCTTGAGTCTATTATCGGTGTTAGATTATGTCCACAGTAAAGGGATTATTCACCGGGATATTAAGCCAGATAATATTATTCTCCGTGCTGTTGACCAAAAGCCAGTTTTAATTGATTTTGGTGCAGTTAAAGAAACGATTCGTTCTGTGGTAGGTTCTCCAGGATATCCTACACGTTCGATGGTGATTGGTACACCGGGATATATGCCTAGTGAACAAGCTGTAGGTAGACCAGTTTATGCCACTGATATCTATAGTTTAGGTTTAACAGCGATTTATCTGTTGACTGGTAAACATCCTGAAGAATTACCAACTCACCCCCAAACCGGCGAGATTATTTGGGAACGAAACGCGCCGCATATTTCCCCGGATTTTGCTAGGGTGCTGACTCAGGCGATTAAACCCCAGGCGAGCGATCGCTTCACCACTGCCAGTAAAATGCTGTATGCTCTATCTGCTGGTGATAATACGCCTATACAGTCGGTTGTTAATCCTCCTCAAGCAACCCAACAAACCCAAGCTATACCTATTCCCCAAAAAATCTCTCCTAACAAAAAACAACAGCCTGTTTGGATATTTGGCGTTTTAATCGTAGGTGGTTTGATAGGTGGAGTAGCACTATCTAGTCTGACTCGCCAACCCCCATCTGAAACAATAGTCAGTGATTCTATCCCCTCACCAAAATTTCAGAATCCTGATGTTTTAGCATCTAATCCTCCCGTTTCTGCGCCATTTTCTCCACCCCCTGTTACCCCCAACTCTACCCCGCAGCCAGAAACCCCTCCTCCTGAAACCCCAACCAACAATCGCCCCCTAGATTCTGATCCTCCTCCTATTCCAGTGGATACTCCCGCGCCTCAAGTTCCAGCAACACCACCAGTAGAAATGGAGAATGAGACTGTTGTTGTCCCACCACAAGAAGATCCATTACCACCAAACCCACCTCCCAAGAAACAAAAAAGCAATACTACTAGACAAAGTGTTCCAGCTTTCCCCACAGGGACATCCAGAAGCACCGTAGAGGCGAAACTAGGAAAGCCAAATAGAGATTTAAGAGGTGCGTGGGGAAAAACCCGCGCTGTTGTCTATAAATTAGTACCCAACCAAGTTGACTTAGGTTATTTATTTGACCGCAATACAGGTGTGCTAAAACAAACTGAGGTAGCCTTTGCCCAGTCTGTAGACCCACAATTGATGCAGACTACTTTAAATGGAATGCTAAATGGTCAAGCCTCGCCCAAAATTCAGCAGGGACTACAACAAATACAACAGCGTCAGTTAGAAGATTTTAGTTTTGCTGTCGGTTCAGTTAAAGGTCAGATTATCCGGCAGAATTGCGATTTAATTTACATTAGTGTTTGGGATGCAGATTTACACGATTTTGTGAATCCTGCATCTGCTAAGAAGTGCTGA
- a CDS encoding glycosyltransferase family 2 protein: MTNMQISAVICTHNRDNYLGAAIDSLLGQDFAGEFEVIVVDNGSSDRTREVTEERASNPRLKYVFEPTLGLSVARNTGAKEAKSEILAYLDDDAVASAGWLQVLYDAYQHNSQLAIAGGKVTLLWPANIEPPSWLSAGLAGNLGAYDLGDSVVYIDKPGLTPRGLNYSIRRQFLDKIGGFDPQLGRVGKNLLSNEELLMTELALKQGWQVAYLPTALVAHNVAPERINRSWFLNRGWWQGISECYREQLAGKAGIAQFGRGGERFVRGLYKALQYAFKDPAESFDNFVYSYGQIGYLNAVIQGLLFKK; the protein is encoded by the coding sequence TTGACTAATATGCAAATCTCTGCTGTTATATGTACTCACAATCGGGATAATTATCTAGGTGCGGCGATTGATAGCCTGTTGGGGCAGGATTTCGCGGGGGAATTTGAGGTCATAGTGGTGGATAATGGGTCAAGCGATCGCACTCGTGAAGTGACGGAAGAAAGGGCGAGTAATCCCCGCTTAAAGTATGTTTTTGAACCTACTCTTGGTTTATCTGTGGCTCGCAACACGGGCGCAAAAGAGGCGAAGTCTGAAATATTAGCGTATTTAGATGATGATGCAGTTGCTAGTGCTGGTTGGCTGCAAGTATTGTATGATGCTTATCAACATAATTCTCAGCTAGCGATCGCTGGTGGTAAGGTCACTCTATTATGGCCTGCGAATATTGAACCACCTTCATGGTTATCTGCTGGTTTAGCCGGCAATTTAGGAGCTTATGACTTAGGTGATAGCGTGGTTTACATTGATAAACCAGGTTTAACCCCCAGAGGTTTAAATTACTCTATCCGCCGTCAGTTTCTCGATAAAATCGGTGGTTTTGACCCCCAACTCGGTAGAGTTGGTAAAAATCTCCTCTCTAACGAAGAACTCCTGATGACGGAACTGGCACTTAAACAGGGTTGGCAAGTTGCCTATCTTCCCACCGCTTTAGTTGCTCATAACGTCGCTCCAGAACGCATCAATCGTTCCTGGTTTTTAAACCGTGGTTGGTGGCAAGGTATTAGCGAATGCTATCGGGAACAACTGGCGGGTAAAGCCGGAATTGCCCAGTTTGGTAGAGGTGGTGAAAGGTTTGTTCGTGGCTTGTATAAAGCATTACAGTATGCCTTTAAAGATCCAGCCGAAAGCTTTGATAACTTTGTTTATAGCTATGGACAGATAGGTTACTTAAACGCCGTCATTCAAGGTCTGTTGTTTAAAAAGTAA
- the hpsU gene encoding hormogonium polysaccharide biosynthesis acetyltransferase HpsU encodes MTNDSFVDLRKYDQSWFDRGRPGWYILLWWFVQAIAFPLTLHSFNGLRCWLLRLFGARIGKGVIIRPTARFTYPWKVTVGDYTWIGDDVVVYSLDEIHIGEHCVISQKSYLCTGSHDIQDPAFGLKTATITIGNGVWVATDCFVAPGVQIGANAVIGARSSVLADMPSGQVCWGSPCRPQYPRVMSNE; translated from the coding sequence TTGACTAATGACTCTTTTGTAGATTTACGCAAATATGACCAATCTTGGTTTGATCGGGGGCGGCCTGGTTGGTATATTTTATTATGGTGGTTCGTGCAGGCGATCGCTTTTCCTCTGACGCTGCATTCTTTTAATGGTCTGCGTTGTTGGCTACTGCGACTGTTTGGAGCGCGTATTGGCAAAGGTGTAATTATTCGCCCTACAGCCCGTTTTACTTATCCTTGGAAAGTTACCGTTGGTGATTACACTTGGATTGGTGATGATGTAGTTGTATATAGTTTAGATGAGATTCATATCGGTGAACACTGCGTCATTTCGCAAAAAAGTTATTTATGTACCGGTAGCCATGATATTCAAGACCCTGCCTTTGGCTTGAAAACCGCAACTATTACCATTGGTAACGGCGTATGGGTAGCTACAGATTGTTTTGTAGCACCAGGAGTGCAAATTGGTGCTAATGCTGTAATTGGCGCACGTAGCAGTGTTTTGGCTGATATGCCATCAGGACAAGTTTGTTGGGGTAGTCCTTGCCGTCCCCAATATCCTAGAGTAATGAGTAATGAGTAA
- a CDS encoding DUF928 domain-containing protein, whose product MKILLSLAIGYTSFFAGQTLVLAKPAPVSSDVNQIKKVSFNPPPLPTSESPPGGRVRGGAKRGLCPLAEPQLTALVPYTQDVPTVINVWGLTTEAHPTLMFFIPYSRSSEYPTEFVLQDHKSDSIYRKAIALPENPGIISISVPQNISLAVNKRYRWFLTVNCDPQKDSPPTYVEGVIKRVTLDKKVTEKLKTATPLQRLDIYLQHGIWHEALKTLSQLHQENPKDKAIQEKWQHLLTSIRLEDVASQPLLPSEP is encoded by the coding sequence ATGAAAATATTGCTCTCACTAGCCATTGGCTACACAAGTTTTTTCGCCGGTCAAACCTTGGTACTGGCTAAACCTGCACCAGTTAGCTCAGATGTCAACCAGATTAAAAAAGTTAGCTTTAACCCACCACCACTACCTACTTCTGAGTCGCCCCCTGGAGGTCGCGTCCGTGGTGGTGCTAAACGGGGTTTGTGTCCCTTAGCAGAACCCCAACTTACAGCTTTAGTACCCTATACACAAGATGTTCCCACTGTCATCAACGTCTGGGGATTAACTACAGAAGCACATCCGACCCTGATGTTTTTTATCCCATACTCTCGAAGTTCTGAGTATCCTACAGAATTTGTATTACAAGATCACAAGTCAGATTCAATTTATCGAAAAGCGATCGCTCTTCCAGAAAACCCAGGAATCATCAGTATTTCTGTCCCGCAAAACATTTCTTTGGCAGTAAATAAACGATATCGCTGGTTTCTCACCGTTAACTGCGACCCACAAAAAGATTCGCCCCCAACTTACGTAGAAGGGGTAATAAAACGAGTCACACTTGACAAAAAAGTTACTGAAAAACTAAAGACAGCTACACCTCTGCAACGTTTGGATATATATCTCCAACATGGGATTTGGCACGAAGCATTAAAAACATTATCGCAATTACACCAAGAAAACCCCAAAGATAAAGCAATTCAAGAAAAGTGGCAGCATTTACTCACTAGCATCCGCTTAGAGGATGTTGCATCTCAACCATTACTGCCAAGTGAACCTTGA